The proteins below are encoded in one region of Shewanella putrefaciens:
- a CDS encoding Rrf2 family transcriptional regulator: MQLTRYTDFGVRTLMYLAVQPDRTTLFRIAEITQVFDLSPNHVSKIVHHLGKLGYLETIRGKMGGFRLGKPASEINLGLLVRALENSLAPIDCSKPYCRFSPACQLKGVLAQAVAAYLNVLDQYSLQDIVSNRNELLALLPDMSISVLQLD, translated from the coding sequence ATGCAGTTAACACGCTATACCGATTTTGGTGTTCGCACGCTCATGTATTTGGCTGTTCAGCCGGATAGAACAACATTATTTCGGATTGCTGAAATAACCCAGGTATTTGATTTGTCGCCAAATCATGTGTCTAAAATTGTGCACCATTTAGGAAAGCTGGGTTATCTCGAAACCATTCGCGGTAAGATGGGCGGTTTTCGCTTAGGTAAGCCTGCGAGTGAGATTAACCTTGGTCTATTGGTGAGAGCACTAGAAAACTCTTTGGCACCGATAGATTGCAGTAAACCTTACTGTCGATTTAGTCCTGCGTGTCAGTTGAAGGGCGTATTAGCCCAGGCGGTTGCCGCTTATTTAAATGTGCTCGATCAATATAGCCTGCAGGATATAGTCAGTAATCGCAATGAACTGTTGGCTTTGCTGCCGGATATGTCTATTTCAGTCTTACAGTTGGATTAG
- a CDS encoding S41 family peptidase, with protein MKHLIRNIVCLGLGLSLGLSISLSSQEHAKSYQSDFDYPLLQDVLETVETYYVKTVSKDELVQAAIKGIFEHLDPYSSFLNHQDLLDLKDANRGEYFGFGFEVASDKDRISVIAPFANSPAEQAGIQAGDTIIKLNNKPATKTNLADILNEIKQYSLKKQSISLTLKHHNDSAEFEVSLTPSTITIHSVSSNLLQGNIGYIRLSSFQENSTAEMIRSLNQWQTIPLSGLILDLRNNPGGLLDQAIKIADLFLAKGRIVSTSGRFFDANSDYYASPQTILTNVPMLVLINKGSASASEVLAAALQDNGRAKLLGETSFGKGTVQSLIPILNDGNAIKLTIAQYNTPKGENIHDIGIEPDIKITNPTGSNEENMAIIDALSAREDVTQDHIVTSAIAWIQHHD; from the coding sequence ATGAAACATCTAATACGCAATATCGTCTGCCTTGGACTCGGCCTAAGCTTAGGCCTGTCCATTAGCCTCTCCAGTCAAGAACACGCCAAGTCATATCAAAGCGACTTCGATTACCCACTATTACAGGATGTGCTTGAAACGGTCGAAACCTACTATGTTAAAACCGTCTCTAAGGATGAGTTAGTCCAAGCCGCCATCAAGGGGATTTTTGAACATTTAGACCCCTACTCTAGCTTTTTAAACCATCAAGATTTGCTTGATCTAAAAGACGCCAATCGAGGGGAATATTTTGGTTTTGGCTTTGAGGTCGCCAGCGATAAAGATCGGATCAGCGTTATCGCTCCCTTTGCAAACTCCCCCGCAGAACAGGCTGGCATCCAAGCCGGTGACACTATTATCAAGCTGAATAATAAGCCTGCCACAAAAACCAACCTTGCGGATATTCTCAATGAAATCAAACAGTATAGTTTGAAAAAACAGAGCATCAGCCTCACACTAAAACACCACAATGACAGCGCCGAGTTTGAGGTGTCACTCACCCCAAGCACCATCACGATCCACTCGGTTTCGAGTAATTTACTGCAAGGTAATATCGGCTATATCAGACTCAGCAGTTTTCAAGAAAACTCCACCGCAGAGATGATCCGCTCGCTTAACCAATGGCAAACCATCCCCCTAAGTGGGCTTATTCTCGACCTACGGAATAATCCCGGTGGGTTACTCGATCAAGCCATCAAAATTGCCGATCTCTTCCTCGCCAAGGGACGCATTGTTTCGACTAGTGGGCGGTTTTTCGATGCCAATTCAGACTATTACGCTTCACCACAAACCATACTCACCAATGTGCCTATGTTAGTGCTAATCAACAAAGGCTCGGCTTCGGCGTCCGAAGTGCTCGCCGCCGCATTGCAGGATAACGGCCGCGCAAAACTCTTAGGTGAAACCAGCTTTGGTAAAGGCACAGTCCAAAGCCTAATCCCCATCCTCAACGACGGTAACGCGATTAAGCTGACCATAGCTCAATACAACACCCCCAAAGGAGAAAACATCCACGATATTGGTATCGAGCCCGATATTAAAATTACCAATCCAACTGGCTCCAATGAAGAGAATATGGCTATAATCGATGCCCTATCAGCACGTGAAGATGTAACCCAAGACCATATAGTCACTTCGGCAATTGCTTGGATACAACACCATGACTAA
- a CDS encoding divergent polysaccharide deacetylase family protein, with product MRLFYSLAFLALYITPCYAAQLALIIDDIGYRHTDEAVLTLPSTVTLSVLPHTPLSKQLAKAGHAKGHEIMLHLPMEALNGKALGPGGLTSTMNEAQIRTKVLDAIASVPFAKGMNNHMGSLLTQLDEPMLWVMESLKQKQLYFVDSMTTQFTRARDKAELLGVPTLKRQLFLDNNLSESALEKQFNLMVEQAHIQGNLVAIAHPHPETISFLRANLARLKAEGIELVPTSKLLPIDLVHREPTNPTVRLK from the coding sequence GTGCGCCTATTCTACTCTTTGGCCTTCTTAGCCCTCTACATTACCCCGTGTTATGCAGCACAACTTGCGCTGATTATTGATGACATAGGTTACCGTCACACCGATGAAGCAGTGCTCACCCTGCCTAGCACTGTGACCTTATCCGTTTTGCCGCACACACCACTTAGCAAACAACTAGCAAAAGCGGGGCATGCAAAAGGCCATGAGATCATGCTTCATCTCCCCATGGAGGCGCTAAACGGTAAAGCATTAGGCCCAGGTGGTTTAACAAGCACGATGAATGAAGCGCAAATCCGCACCAAAGTGCTAGATGCAATCGCGAGTGTTCCCTTTGCTAAGGGCATGAATAATCATATGGGGAGTTTACTGACTCAACTGGATGAGCCTATGCTCTGGGTCATGGAGAGTTTAAAACAGAAGCAACTGTATTTTGTCGACAGCATGACAACCCAGTTTACACGGGCGAGGGATAAAGCGGAGCTGCTTGGCGTCCCAACATTAAAACGCCAACTCTTTCTCGATAATAATCTGAGTGAATCGGCCCTAGAAAAACAATTTAATCTCATGGTAGAACAAGCGCACATTCAAGGAAATCTTGTTGCAATCGCCCATCCGCATCCTGAAACGATCAGTTTCTTAAGGGCTAATCTAGCGCGTCTCAAGGCTGAAGGAATCGAGTTGGTACCTACATCGAAGCTACTCCCTATCGACTTAGTCCATAGGGAACCTACTAATCCAACTGTAAGACTGAAATAG
- a CDS encoding YkgJ family cysteine cluster protein, whose amino-acid sequence MNCRLGCGACCIAPSISSEIPGMPKGKAAGERCVQLSDDNLCLIFGSPDRPAVCSDFDASEDVCGHSNEEALWLISNLESQTSH is encoded by the coding sequence ATGAATTGTCGTCTTGGGTGTGGTGCTTGCTGTATCGCACCATCAATTAGCAGCGAAATACCTGGAATGCCAAAGGGCAAAGCCGCGGGTGAACGCTGTGTACAGTTGAGCGACGATAATTTGTGTTTGATTTTTGGCTCGCCGGATCGTCCCGCTGTTTGTAGTGATTTTGATGCATCTGAGGATGTATGTGGTCATTCAAATGAAGAGGCGCTTTGGTTGATTAGCAATCTGGAATCTCAAACGTCTCATTGA